GTCTGATTTTCGCGGGAAGACGGTGGTCCTCTATTTTTATCCGAAGGACGACACGCCGGGATGCACGCGGGAAGCGTGCGATTTTCGGGACCGGCTGGGCGAGCTGACCGGAAAAGGGGTGGTGGTTCTGGGCGTGTCGAAGGACAGCCTCGAAAGCCATGCGAAGTTCCGGAAAAAGTACGACCTGACGTTCCCCCTGCTGGCCGACACGTCCGGGAAGGTCTCGGAGTCCTACGGGGTCATCAAGGAAAAGAATCTGTACGGAAGAAAATCGGTGGGAATCGAGCGGACGACCTTCCTGATCGACGGGGAAGGCGTGATTCGCAAGATCTACCCGAAAGTCAAAGTGGACGGGCATGTCGGAAAGATCGAAGAGGATCTTGCCCGGATCTGAAAACACGGGCTTGTCTGCTCGTATTTACTTGTGGAGG
This portion of the Leptospirillum ferriphilum genome encodes:
- a CDS encoding peroxiredoxin gives rise to the protein MSEGLKAGDKAPEFELEVDGYVRSPVKLSDFRGKTVVLYFYPKDDTPGCTREACDFRDRLGELTGKGVVVLGVSKDSLESHAKFRKKYDLTFPLLADTSGKVSESYGVIKEKNLYGRKSVGIERTTFLIDGEGVIRKIYPKVKVDGHVGKIEEDLARI